The Cytophagia bacterium CHB2 genome contains the following window.
CCGCCTAAGCGCAACGTAACTATTTGATAATATGATGGCAAAACCCCGATTGATTTTCCTCGTCAATGGCACTTCCTTTGCGCCAGCGACACAAAAATCATTGGGTGTAATGTCAGTCAACCTGAGTTTCAAGTTCCATGGGCAAAACTCGCTTTGACACGATTATCGGCGAAAGCGCGGCCATGCAGCGGGTTTTTGAGCTGATCGAGAATGTCGCCTCGACCGATATTAATGTTTTGATCACCGGTGAAAGCGGCACCGGCAAAGAGCTGATTGCGCGCAGCATTCACGGCCGCAGTGCGCGCCGGCAGCAGGCCTTTGTGCCGGTGAATTGTAGCGCCTTTCCGGAAACCCTGTTCGAGGCCGAGTTGTTCGGCTATGAAAAAGGCGCGTT
Protein-coding sequences here:
- a CDS encoding sigma-54 factor interaction domain-containing protein; this translates as MGKTRFDTIIGESAAMQRVFELIENVASTDINVLITGESGTGKELIARSIHGRSARRQQAFVPVNCSAFPETLFEAELFGYEKGAFTGATQRKPGLLEFANGGTFFLDEVCELPVSLQAKL